GTCATTTGTGGTTTCCAGTGCTTTCTGACTTCTGGCCTCATGGGGCGGTGGCCTCGAAATACGGGATTCTTCGCTCTGACGGTGTTGCGGAGCGAGCGCTTTTTATCATCGACAAGAAAGGGATCATTCGTTACATCGATGTACACGATATCAACGAGAGGCCGCGCCTGGAAGTCCTTGTCAGTGAGCTGCGGAAAATAGCTGGCGAGTAGATTTTTTGTCCACAAGAAACTGTTATCTGGAGAGTATTGTTTATATGCCCCATATCAGGGGGGCCTTACGTGTATAGCCCTCCTGCTCGGCCAGGAGATCAAGATGGGCTGTTACCAAGTCTTCAACAGCCAGCGTTTCGCTGCTTCCCTCTTGCCGAGTGTCCAGAATTTTTAGATAGCCTCCACATTTGTCGCATACTTGCACACGATATTGATCCTGGCCTTCTGCAAAGAAATATCGCAACTTTTCTTGCTCCTCTGTCTGGCAAAATGGACAGCCAATCCTGGGTATCCGCCAGATAAAACCGCAAAAAGAGCAAAGGGCAAGACGCTTGCCCTCCTCTTCAACCAGGGCAGCCATGGCTGGTAGGCCACCGCATATTGGGCAATAATTCTGCCGCCACTGGGCCAGTTCCGCAGTGCTGCTGAGCTCTGCCACAACCTGGACAATGGAGGGCTGTATGCTGAGTTTCGTCAGACTCATTACTATGCCTGGGGTTACGTCAAGCTCAGAGGAAACTGCATCCAGTTTTTCTGGTTTGTCGGTCAAAATTGCCTTCACCAGGGCGGCGTAATTCAGAGAGCCTTCCTGCACAGCACTCTGCAAGCTGCCTGCTGCCTTGGCCAACACAGGATTTTCGTCCTGACAAATGGTGCACAATTTCAAGAATAACTGTCTGCTTCTTTCTTCGTCTATGGGAAAGTGCTGACGGTCGAGCAGAGTAAAGCCCTCTTGCAATCTCATCTCCGTCTGCTCTGACGACAATGTTATTTTAGCAACAGATATCTTCTCTTGAAATTCCTGTTGGGCTGTCAGTACTTTCTGATAAAAAACAAGTACT
The Deltaproteobacteria bacterium DNA segment above includes these coding regions:
- a CDS encoding formate dehydrogenase accessory protein FdhE → MSEDPDYTYKKLHSRVRELQDKSSDYSEVLVFYQKVLTAQQEFQEKISVAKITLSSEQTEMRLQEGFTLLDRQHFPIDEERSRQLFLKLCTICQDENPVLAKAAGSLQSAVQEGSLNYAALVKAILTDKPEKLDAVSSELDVTPGIVMSLTKLSIQPSIVQVVAELSSTAELAQWRQNYCPICGGLPAMAALVEEEGKRLALCSFCGFIWRIPRIGCPFCQTEEQEKLRYFFAEGQDQYRVQVCDKCGGYLKILDTRQEGSSETLAVEDLVTAHLDLLAEQEGYTRKAPLIWGI